A part of Bacteroidota bacterium genomic DNA contains:
- a CDS encoding MBL fold metallo-hydrolase: MSDQVVGYNGGDSTKVFFMYWVLRNKDKIILVDAGFTSDADIDTNTISFIQPDKLLASIQIKPEEVTDIIITHPHWDHIGGIHLYPNAMVWLQEEDYNELLSKKKNPEAFGFNKKDIQKVIDLKAKGRLTLLKPLHDHVILPNVTVLISGSKHTPGSQYVMAHNGNQNVIIASDNCKYYRNITNMLSSPATSDQKAYIRNLRNMKLYSGGDTDLIIPGHDPLVFSKFKTVAKDVVEIKK; encoded by the coding sequence ATGTCGGATCAAGTCGTGGGTTACAATGGCGGTGATAGCACAAAAGTTTTCTTTATGTATTGGGTTCTGAGAAATAAAGATAAAATCATCTTGGTTGACGCGGGCTTTACCTCGGATGCAGACATTGATACGAACACCATTAGTTTCATTCAACCCGATAAATTACTTGCTTCCATTCAGATAAAACCTGAGGAGGTTACCGACATTATTATCACGCATCCGCATTGGGACCATATCGGTGGCATTCATCTTTACCCAAACGCCATGGTGTGGCTGCAGGAAGAAGATTACAATGAGTTGCTTTCGAAAAAGAAAAATCCCGAAGCCTTTGGTTTCAATAAAAAAGATATTCAAAAAGTCATCGACTTAAAAGCTAAAGGTCGTCTCACGCTTTTAAAGCCTCTTCATGATCACGTGATTCTTCCCAACGTTACTGTATTAATTTCCGGTTCCAAACACACCCCCGGATCACAATATGTAATGGCACATAATGGCAATCAAAATGTGATTATTGCTTCCGACAATTGTAAATATTACCGCAATATCACCAACATGCTGTCGAGTCCGGCTACCAGCGATCAAAAAGCCTATATCCGTAACTTAAGAAACATGAAACTATATTCCGGGGGAGATACAGATCTTATTATTCCGGGACATGACCCTTTGGTGTTTAGCAAATTCAAAACGGTAGCCAAAGATGTAGTAGAAATTAAGAAGTGA
- a CDS encoding DUF4199 domain-containing protein yields MNKRVLYIGLTYSILVIIYKLIIVLGGYQLTKFGFYYSHILSVFAIIPFMVLAIKQVRDKDLGGFIAGRNAMAVGMTVAAIAMVILSVYQYIEFEWKLKDLSIQYYNGAEYLEFLKKNPKIKAEMYPKIIEENIAALSAFKAITAKLFSFLFITVSTAFISAVFMKKN; encoded by the coding sequence ATGAACAAACGCGTACTTTATATAGGATTAACTTACAGTATTCTTGTTATTATTTACAAGCTCATTATTGTATTAGGAGGTTATCAGCTAACTAAATTCGGATTTTATTATTCGCACATCCTATCGGTGTTTGCTATTATTCCTTTTATGGTATTAGCCATAAAGCAGGTGAGAGATAAAGATTTGGGTGGATTTATTGCAGGCAGAAATGCCATGGCCGTAGGCATGACTGTAGCAGCCATCGCCATGGTGATTTTAAGTGTGTATCAATACATAGAGTTTGAATGGAAATTAAAAGACTTATCCATTCAGTATTATAACGGCGCAGAGTATTTAGAGTTTTTAAAGAAGAATCCGAAAATAAAGGCGGAGATGTATCCAAAAATCATCGAAGAAAACATCGCGGCTTTATCGGCTTTTAAAGCGATAACAGCTAAATTATTTAGCTTCTTATTCATTACCGTAAGTACCGCCTTTATCAGCGCGGTGTTTATGAAGAAAAATTAA
- the rho gene encoding transcription termination factor Rho, which yields MFQVMDLSNRLLSDLKDIAKKFGIDTKGMNKGDIVLKIIDAQNANPDLAAKLSGKKGEVKTERRDPDGKRPRKSVKLEPIVDDTVEPIAEEEVIPVVEAKVEEPAVTEPVQQAESSGMPEVHEEPVEHKKAEKVHYNWDNIVFAEGVLEIMPDGYGFMRSSDYNYLNSPDDVYVSQSQIKLFGLKTGDVIRGGIRPPREGEKYFPLIKVDKINGREPAYVRDRVVFDYLTPLFPNEKLKLTGHPQETMSTRIIDMFAPIGKGQRGLIVAQPKTGKTVLLKEVANAIAYNHPEVYLIILLIDERPEEVTDMARSVKAEVVSSTFDEPAEKHVKIANIVLEKSKRLVECGHDVVILLDSITRLARAYNTVSPASGKVLTGGVDANALHKPKRFFGAARKIENGGSLTIIATALTETGSKMDEVIFEEFKGTGNMELQLDRKLANRRIYPAVDLLASSTRRDDLLLEKDMLSRLWVLRKHLGDMTPQEAMEFLQDRLRRTQTNEEFLISMNG from the coding sequence ATGTTTCAAGTAATGGATTTAAGCAATCGCTTATTGTCAGACCTAAAAGACATCGCTAAAAAGTTTGGTATTGATACCAAAGGCATGAATAAAGGCGACATTGTTTTAAAAATTATTGATGCTCAAAACGCTAATCCTGATTTGGCTGCTAAATTAAGCGGCAAAAAAGGAGAGGTTAAAACCGAACGCAGAGACCCCGATGGGAAACGTCCGCGTAAATCGGTGAAATTAGAGCCTATTGTTGACGATACAGTGGAGCCTATTGCGGAAGAAGAAGTTATTCCCGTTGTGGAAGCAAAAGTGGAAGAGCCTGCCGTTACAGAACCTGTACAGCAAGCTGAATCATCCGGAATGCCGGAAGTTCATGAGGAGCCTGTTGAACATAAGAAAGCAGAGAAGGTACATTACAACTGGGATAATATTGTGTTTGCAGAAGGTGTACTTGAAATTATGCCAGATGGTTATGGTTTCATGCGTAGTTCGGATTACAATTATTTAAACTCACCGGATGACGTATATGTTTCTCAATCGCAGATAAAATTATTCGGATTAAAAACGGGTGATGTAATCCGCGGTGGAATTCGTCCGCCACGTGAGGGTGAAAAATATTTCCCTTTAATTAAAGTAGATAAAATTAACGGTCGCGAGCCGGCCTACGTGCGTGATCGTGTAGTGTTTGATTATTTAACACCATTATTCCCGAACGAAAAATTAAAATTAACCGGACATCCTCAAGAAACCATGAGCACACGTATCATTGATATGTTTGCACCTATTGGTAAAGGTCAGCGTGGATTAATTGTAGCGCAACCAAAAACCGGTAAAACGGTTTTATTAAAAGAAGTAGCTAATGCGATTGCATATAACCATCCTGAAGTTTATTTAATTATTTTATTAATTGATGAACGTCCGGAAGAGGTAACCGATATGGCACGCAGTGTAAAAGCGGAAGTAGTTTCTTCTACATTTGATGAGCCGGCAGAAAAGCATGTGAAGATTGCCAACATTGTATTGGAGAAATCAAAACGATTGGTAGAGTGCGGACATGACGTAGTTATTTTATTAGACAGTATTACACGTTTAGCGCGTGCTTATAATACCGTTTCTCCTGCCAGTGGTAAAGTATTAACCGGTGGTGTGGATGCAAACGCCTTACACAAACCAAAACGTTTCTTTGGTGCTGCCCGTAAAATTGAAAACGGAGGTTCCTTAACCATTATTGCAACCGCGTTAACTGAAACCGGTTCTAAAATGGATGAAGTTATCTTTGAAGAATTTAAAGGAACCGGTAACATGGAGTTGCAGCTCGACCGTAAGTTAGCGAATCGTCGTATTTATCCGGCGGTAGATTTATTGGCCAGCTCAACACGTCGCGATGATTTATTATTAGAGAAAGACATGTTAAGTCGTTTATGGGTGTTAAGAAAACATTTGGGCGACATGACACCGCAGGAAGCGATGGAATTTTTACAAGACCGCTTACGCAGAACGCAAACTAACGAAGAATTTTTAATTAGTATGAATGGATAG
- the purB gene encoding adenylosuccinate lyase, with product MELSALTAISPVDGRYRKATEDLAAYFSEYGLIKYRVLIEIEYFIALTENKLPQLNLLSAAQKESLRKVVSEFSLADAQKIKDTEKTTNHDVKAVEYFVKEKLTAVGLEKYLEFVHFGLTSQDINNTAIPLSLKDATHNVLFRQTDALISKLKDLAKTWEAVPMLARTHGQPASPTKLGKEIYVFVERLEKQINQLKAVPYSAKFGGATGNFNAHQVAYPKYNWVEFGNNFVNGTLGLSRSQFTTQIEHYDNLAAYCDACKRINTILIDLCRDIWSYISVEYFKQKLKAGEVGSSAMPHKVNPIDFENAEGNLGVANALLEHLAAKLPVSRLQRDLTDSTVLRNIGVPMSHMLISFRSILKGLDKLILNEKAFELDLEDNWAVVAEAVQTILRREGYPKPYEALKDLTRTNTHVTKDSMHAFIDTLNVSATIKEELKKITPHNYTGINPKY from the coding sequence ATGGAATTAAGTGCTCTTACAGCCATATCGCCGGTTGACGGCAGATACAGAAAAGCAACAGAAGATTTAGCGGCCTACTTTTCGGAGTATGGCTTAATTAAATACCGCGTATTAATTGAAATTGAATATTTCATCGCGTTAACTGAGAACAAGCTTCCACAGCTCAATTTGTTAAGCGCGGCGCAAAAAGAAAGCTTACGTAAAGTGGTGAGTGAATTTTCTTTGGCGGATGCGCAAAAAATTAAAGACACAGAAAAAACAACCAATCATGATGTGAAAGCGGTGGAATATTTCGTTAAAGAAAAATTAACCGCAGTTGGTTTGGAAAAATATTTGGAGTTTGTACACTTCGGATTAACTTCTCAGGATATTAATAACACTGCCATTCCTTTATCCTTAAAGGATGCTACTCACAACGTATTATTCAGGCAAACCGATGCTTTAATATCCAAACTCAAAGATTTAGCGAAAACCTGGGAAGCAGTTCCGATGTTGGCGCGCACTCACGGACAACCCGCCTCTCCTACAAAATTAGGAAAGGAAATTTATGTGTTTGTAGAAAGACTGGAAAAGCAAATCAATCAATTAAAAGCCGTTCCTTATTCAGCAAAGTTTGGCGGCGCAACCGGTAATTTCAATGCGCATCAAGTAGCTTATCCAAAATATAATTGGGTTGAATTCGGAAATAATTTCGTGAATGGGACATTAGGTCTATCACGCTCGCAATTCACCACACAAATCGAACATTACGATAATTTAGCGGCTTATTGTGATGCCTGCAAGCGCATCAATACAATCTTAATCGATTTGTGTCGCGATATATGGTCGTACATCAGTGTGGAATATTTCAAACAAAAATTAAAAGCGGGTGAAGTAGGATCATCAGCCATGCCACATAAAGTAAATCCGATTGATTTTGAAAACGCGGAAGGAAACTTAGGTGTGGCGAACGCCTTGTTGGAGCACCTTGCTGCTAAACTTCCTGTATCACGTTTACAACGCGATTTAACCGACAGCACTGTTTTAAGAAACATTGGTGTGCCGATGTCGCATATGTTGATTTCATTCAGAAGTATTTTAAAAGGATTGGATAAATTGATTTTAAACGAAAAGGCTTTTGAATTAGACTTGGAAGATAACTGGGCTGTTGTGGCGGAAGCGGTACAAACGATTTTACGTCGCGAAGGCTATCCTAAGCCATACGAAGCATTAAAAGATTTAACACGTACCAATACACATGTAACGAAAGATTCTATGCACGCGTTTATCGATACATTAAATGTAAGTGCGACCATAAAAGAAGAATTAAAGAAGATTACACCTCATAATTACACCGGTATTAATCCTAAATATTAA
- a CDS encoding nicotinamide mononucleotide transporter, whose product MTLLGIIALISGVAGVILTIKQSIWCWPMALISVLTSGIEFYESRLYGDMALQVFYFISGVYGWVYWNKKKKDDFKVTSLPIKLILPLSAFTVAQFFIYYYLLVVFKGDKVFMDALLTACSLTATYMMTKKWVQNWAFWVLIDFAYIGLYFSKDLYLYALLYLFFTIIALYSYLNWKKTVS is encoded by the coding sequence ATGACATTACTTGGTATCATAGCTTTAATTAGCGGTGTAGCGGGCGTTATCCTCACTATCAAACAAAGTATTTGGTGCTGGCCAATGGCCTTAATTTCGGTGCTTACTTCCGGTATTGAATTTTATGAATCGCGTTTGTATGGCGACATGGCCTTACAAGTGTTTTATTTTATCAGCGGTGTTTACGGCTGGGTATATTGGAATAAAAAAAAGAAAGATGATTTTAAAGTTACATCGCTACCTATAAAACTTATTTTACCGCTCAGCGCATTCACGGTTGCTCAATTTTTTATTTATTACTATTTGCTCGTTGTATTTAAAGGTGATAAAGTTTTTATGGACGCTTTGCTCACAGCATGTAGTTTAACGGCCACTTATATGATGACGAAGAAATGGGTTCAGAACTGGGCGTTTTGGGTGCTGATTGATTTCGCTTACATTGGTCTCTATTTTTCAAAAGATCTTTATTTGTATGCTCTTTTATATTTATTCTTTACCATCATTGCTTTATATAGCTACTTAAATTGGAAAAAAACAGTATCATAA
- a CDS encoding AAA family ATPase, with amino-acid sequence MEKNSIIKIAVIGAESTGKSTLVKELAQYFHTEYVEEYAREYFNTHNIDDYSIDVFDKIYSKQLENEELKSVHATRFLFCDTTLITGKIWSEEVFGKTAPFINERIFKHHYDFYLVTDNDVPWVADGQRKNPHNRGELLNKNIELLKELKASYEIVKGLQEQRLTNAVSIIKKHFALT; translated from the coding sequence TTGGAAAAAAACAGTATCATAAAAATTGCCGTCATCGGCGCCGAAAGTACCGGTAAGTCTACTCTTGTAAAAGAATTGGCTCAGTATTTCCATACCGAATATGTGGAGGAATATGCCCGCGAATATTTTAACACACACAACATCGATGATTATTCGATTGATGTGTTTGATAAAATATACAGCAAACAATTGGAGAATGAAGAATTAAAATCTGTACATGCTACAAGATTTTTATTTTGTGATACAACCTTAATAACAGGTAAGATTTGGAGCGAAGAGGTTTTCGGAAAAACCGCTCCTTTTATAAACGAAAGAATTTTCAAACATCATTACGATTTTTACTTGGTCACTGATAATGATGTGCCTTGGGTGGCCGACGGACAAAGAAAAAATCCGCATAACCGCGGCGAATTACTCAACAAAAACATTGAACTACTAAAGGAACTTAAGGCAAGTTACGAAATAGTGAAAGGTTTGCAAGAACAACGCTTAACGAATGCTGTCAGTATTATTAAAAAGCATTTTGCGCTGACTTAA
- a CDS encoding TonB-dependent receptor, translating to MKLKKAARLCSLAFGVLYMPMVKAQFSINGTVTAPDKNAIPYSVIGVKNTFISSQANAFGEYKITNLKAGTYVLITNCIGYKMRYDTVQLNENLKLDITLTVDDIRLDEIPVSSTRATKQSAMAYTEIGKEEIAKLNLGQDIPMILSQAPSVVSNSDAGNGVGYTGLRIRGTDGTRINVTINGIPVNDAESQGVFYVNMPDLLSSVNSVQIQRGVGASSNGAGAFGASINMQTNTLNEKPYAELIHSAGSYRTMRNTLNVGSGLIGGHFAVDARLSNIKSDGYIDRAKSNLSSYYLAGGYYGQKTIVKAIMFSGKEKTYQAWYYVPEDSIKNGNRTYNPAGEYWDGNGNVKYYDNETDNYVQDNYQIHWIQTINNKLNFTIAGHYTEGKGYYEQYRGNDDFANYGMEDIVIGTNTITSTDLIRRRWLDNDFAGVVYSLNYNPNSKLKFNIGGGNNGYYGRHMGEVIWARYASTSDMGKRYYQNQAFKNDNNIYFKSTVTLTKGLTVFLDVQYRNVFYSFLGFDTTLAQVQQSVTYDFFNPKIGLNYNVNDKIRVYASYAMTNKEPNRDDFVNSSGKSRPKYESLNDLEIGATYASKDVFGEINFYNMDYTNQLVLNGEVNDVGAYNRVNVDRSYRRGIEIQAGVNLSKYFTLSGNLTLSRNKIKTFTEYLDSANADWSVYTQYKINYVETDISFSPNVIAGGVLTAKPIKGLEISLINKYVGRQYLDNTTNVNRSINPYYVADARVYYSIKTKYHTELGLNLTVNNVFNTRYETNGYTFSYYTDQTLNTFNYLAPAAPINFLAGISLKFQ from the coding sequence ATGAAACTAAAAAAAGCGGCTCGTTTGTGCAGCCTTGCCTTCGGTGTATTGTATATGCCCATGGTGAAAGCGCAATTTTCTATCAATGGTACTGTCACCGCTCCGGATAAAAATGCCATACCCTATTCGGTCATTGGCGTTAAAAACACCTTTATTTCGTCGCAAGCAAATGCTTTTGGCGAATATAAAATCACCAACCTGAAAGCCGGAACATATGTTCTGATAACGAATTGCATTGGTTATAAAATGCGTTATGATACGGTTCAATTGAACGAAAACCTAAAACTGGATATTACACTAACGGTCGACGACATACGGCTGGATGAAATTCCCGTAAGTTCAACGCGCGCTACCAAACAAAGCGCCATGGCTTATACGGAAATAGGTAAAGAGGAAATAGCCAAATTGAATTTAGGGCAAGACATTCCAATGATTTTAAGTCAGGCGCCCAGCGTTGTCAGTAATAGTGATGCCGGCAATGGTGTTGGTTATACCGGATTAAGAATTAGAGGTACCGATGGAACACGTATTAATGTAACCATTAACGGCATTCCGGTTAACGATGCCGAAAGTCAGGGTGTGTTTTATGTTAATATGCCTGATTTGCTTTCGTCTGTTAATTCGGTGCAAATACAACGCGGCGTTGGTGCTTCCAGTAATGGCGCCGGTGCATTTGGTGCCAGCATTAATATGCAAACTAACACACTGAATGAAAAACCATACGCCGAGCTCATTCATTCGGCAGGATCCTATAGAACCATGCGCAACACCTTGAATGTAGGGAGCGGATTGATAGGCGGCCATTTTGCAGTAGATGCCCGCTTAAGTAATATTAAAAGTGATGGCTACATAGATAGAGCCAAATCCAATTTATCGTCGTATTATTTAGCGGGCGGTTATTACGGACAAAAAACAATTGTGAAAGCCATTATGTTTTCCGGAAAGGAAAAAACCTATCAAGCTTGGTATTATGTACCGGAAGATTCCATTAAAAACGGAAACAGAACCTATAATCCGGCAGGAGAATACTGGGATGGAAATGGTAACGTAAAATATTATGATAACGAAACCGATAATTACGTTCAGGATAATTATCAGATTCACTGGATTCAAACCATTAATAATAAATTAAATTTTACCATTGCCGGACATTATACCGAAGGAAAAGGTTATTATGAACAATACCGCGGCAACGATGATTTTGCCAATTACGGCATGGAAGATATTGTGATTGGAACAAATACTATTACTTCGACCGATTTAATCAGAAGACGATGGCTCGACAATGATTTTGCCGGCGTTGTTTACAGTTTAAATTACAACCCAAATTCCAAATTAAAATTTAACATCGGTGGAGGCAACAATGGTTATTATGGTAGACATATGGGTGAAGTCATCTGGGCACGTTATGCAAGCACAAGTGATATGGGTAAACGCTATTATCAAAACCAGGCATTTAAAAATGACAATAACATTTATTTTAAATCAACAGTTACCCTCACAAAAGGATTGACTGTGTTTTTAGATGTGCAATACCGCAATGTATTTTATTCCTTTTTAGGATTTGATACAACATTGGCACAAGTGCAACAAAGCGTAACGTATGATTTTTTTAATCCGAAAATCGGCTTGAACTATAACGTAAATGATAAAATTCGCGTGTATGCTTCCTATGCCATGACAAACAAAGAACCAAACCGTGATGATTTTGTTAATAGCAGCGGGAAAAGTCGTCCGAAATATGAATCATTAAATGATTTGGAAATTGGCGCTACTTATGCTTCCAAAGATGTGTTTGGTGAAATTAATTTCTACAACATGGATTATACCAACCAATTAGTATTAAACGGTGAAGTAAATGATGTGGGGGCTTATAATCGCGTTAACGTTGACAGAAGTTACAGAAGAGGAATTGAAATACAGGCCGGTGTTAACCTTAGTAAATATTTTACTTTGAGCGGGAATTTAACTTTATCACGCAATAAAATAAAAACATTTACGGAATATCTGGATAGCGCCAATGCCGACTGGAGTGTTTATACCCAATATAAAATCAATTATGTGGAGACAGATATTTCTTTCTCCCCAAATGTGATTGCAGGTGGTGTATTAACGGCTAAACCAATTAAAGGCTTGGAGATTTCCTTAATTAATAAATATGTAGGTCGTCAGTATTTAGATAATACGACCAATGTAAACAGAAGTATCAATCCGTATTACGTTGCAGATGCGCGCGTTTATTACAGTATCAAAACTAAATACCATACCGAATTAGGTTTGAACTTGACCGTGAATAATGTATTTAATACACGATATGAAACCAATGGCTATACATTCAGTTATTACACTGATCAAACCTTGAACACCTTTAATTATTTGGCGCCGGCTGCACCTATCAACTTTTTAGCCGGTATTAGTTTGAAGTTTCAATAA
- a CDS encoding TIGR01777 family oxidoreductase: MRKIVLAGGTGYLGKVLSQHFLNSFDEIVVLSRYAKTSEGKIKFMKWDGVQQGEWTKELNGAEAIINLSGRSINCRFNETNKKEILESRVKSTQAIGEAIQKLNLPPKVWINFSAAAVYQNAVGGPHDESSQSEGSGFMFEVCKQWEQAVKSFQLPQTRQIILRISMVLGKSGGVVPTLLPLVKLGLGGAAGSGKQMVSWIHEKDVCRLTEWLINTPEANGVYHAASQNPVTNSDMMKAFRKACKMPIGFPAPTPAVKLGALFMGTEASLVLDSVNIIPRKSLSGGFVFEFPEIEKALCNLIETSN; the protein is encoded by the coding sequence ATGCGTAAAATAGTTTTAGCAGGAGGTACAGGATATTTAGGGAAAGTGTTGTCACAACATTTTCTTAATTCTTTCGATGAAATAGTGGTGTTAAGCAGATATGCAAAAACTTCAGAAGGGAAAATCAAATTTATGAAATGGGATGGTGTTCAACAGGGCGAGTGGACAAAAGAACTCAATGGAGCCGAAGCGATTATTAATTTAAGTGGAAGAAGTATTAATTGTCGTTTTAACGAAACGAATAAAAAGGAAATTTTAGAATCCAGAGTGAAGTCTACCCAAGCTATTGGAGAAGCCATACAAAAACTCAATCTGCCGCCAAAGGTGTGGATTAATTTTTCGGCCGCCGCGGTTTATCAAAATGCGGTAGGCGGACCACACGATGAGTCGAGTCAAAGTGAAGGTTCGGGATTTATGTTTGAGGTGTGTAAGCAATGGGAGCAGGCTGTCAAGTCGTTTCAACTTCCTCAAACGCGTCAGATTATTTTAAGAATTTCCATGGTATTAGGGAAGAGTGGAGGCGTGGTGCCGACACTTTTGCCATTGGTGAAATTAGGGTTAGGAGGTGCTGCAGGTAGTGGCAAACAAATGGTAAGCTGGATTCACGAAAAAGATGTATGTCGTTTAACCGAATGGTTGATAAACACTCCGGAAGCTAACGGTGTGTACCATGCGGCTTCACAAAATCCGGTAACTAATTCCGACATGATGAAAGCATTTAGAAAAGCTTGTAAAATGCCGATTGGTTTTCCTGCACCAACACCGGCAGTTAAACTTGGCGCTTTGTTCATGGGAACAGAAGCGTCTTTAGTATTAGATTCTGTAAATATAATCCCCCGAAAATCACTCTCCGGGGGATTTGTATTTGAGTTTCCTGAAATAGAGAAAGCTCTTTGTAACCTTATTGAAACTTCAAACTAA